The Vespa velutina chromosome 22, iVesVel2.1, whole genome shotgun sequence genome includes a window with the following:
- the LOC124956499 gene encoding E3 ubiquitin-protein ligase MSL2 isoform X3 yields the protein MNATSLYVSTCRLVLQADSEDPNSWTDLYRLVPYLRQSLSCTVCSNLLIEPHTPTETNCQHHVCRGCRGGRKKLKPSCSWCKDYDKYVENVQLRILLQCYKKLCEYLTSTNIYRSLILSVSSNTTSNGPSAIGATSLMELIQEGTGFKDEFKSTAGLSKSAYSILPCVYTSTTSTQTQGNTMSTSENISQNIPESPTIRTVSNGSSIYSVMYAGSGNKITIKRKAAATEEIEVGQQEMDGTQQGSVGGVKCIPSSQLKYGTPSQKKSSKGSKSSGSFKKPRSSSTRSKRKGCRCGNATAIPGKLTCCGQRCPCYVESKPCIECRCRGCRNPHTADGLKVRIYMYTSMYIYCRSAHIYQNFITCNYNCLLPWIVMN from the exons ATGAACGCTACGAGTCTTTACGTATCAACATGTCGGTTGGTTTTACAAGCGGATTCTGAAGATCCAAATTCATGGACAGACTTGTATAGGCTAGTTCCGTACTTGCGGCAGAGCTTGAGTTGTACAGTGTGTTCGAATTTGTTGATCGAGCCGCATACACCGACTGAAACGAACTGTCAACATCATGTGTGTCGTGGATGTAGAGGTGGTCGTAAAAAACTCAAACCATCGTGTAGTTGGTGCAAggattatgataaatatgttGAAAACGTCCAACTTCGGATATTGTTACAGTGTTACAAAAAACTGTGTGAATATTTAACAAGCACAAATATTTATCGGAGCTTAATACTCTCCGTGTCTTCCAATACAACAAGCAATGGGCCATCGGCTATTGGTGCTACTAGTCTCATGGAACTCATACAAGAAGGGACCGGTTTTAAAGACGAATTCAAAAGTACCGCTGGTTTATCTAAATCAGCGTACAGTATTCTCCCTTGTGTTTATACCAGTACTACCTCTACTCAAACTCAAGGAAATACTATGTCAACTTCTGAGAATATTTCGCAAAACATACCTG AGTCGCCAACTATTCGTACAGTTTCAAATGGATCTTCGATATATTCGGTGATGTACGCTGGGTCTGGTaacaaaataacgataaaacggaAAGCAGCGGCCacagaagaaatagaagtaggACAACAGGAAATGGATGGAACACAACAAGGCTCTGTAGGAGGGGTAAAATGCATTCCATCTTCCCAACTTAAATATGGGACCCCTTCTCAGAAAAAATCTTCAAAGGGCAGCAAA TCCTCGGGCAGTTTTAAAAAGCCACGATCAAGTTCTACTAggagcaaaagaaaaggatgcaGATGTGGTAATGCTACAGCTATACCTGGAAAATTAACATGTTGTGGCCAAAGATGCCCTTGTTATGTTGAAAGTAAACCATGTATTGAATGTAGATGTAGAGGTTGTAGAAATCCTCATACAGCTGATGGTTTAAAg gtgcgtatatatatgtatacatctatgtatatatattgcagATCCGCCCACATATACCAGAACTTCATAACCTGCAATTACAACTGTCTACTCCCTTGGATTGTGATGAATTAA
- the LOC124956504 gene encoding NADH dehydrogenase [ubiquinone] 1 alpha subcomplex subunit 2, with product MAAIKFGSHLKELRILLCQTSKSSEGVRDFIKQKYVTIKKSNPKIPILIRECSLIEPKLYARYEYGVERNVSLNGLKSEEILERLKQLVSSKP from the exons ATGGCTGCGATAAAGTTTGGATCGCATTTAAAGGAATTGCGAATTCTTCTATGTCAGACGTCAAAGTCAAGCGAAGGAGTTAG AGACTTCATAAAACAGAAGTAtgttactattaaaaaaagtaatccaAAAATTCCAATTTTAATTCGGGAATGTTCTTTAATTGAGCCAAAACTATATGCACGTTatg AATATGGCGTAGAACGAAATGTATCTTTGAATGGCTTAAAGTCTGAAGAAATTCTTGAGAGGCTCAAACAACTTGTATCCTCAAAACCATGA
- the LOC124956499 gene encoding E3 ubiquitin-protein ligase MSL2 isoform X2 produces MNATSLYVSTCRLVLQADSEDPNSWTDLYRLVPYLRQSLSCTVCSNLLIEPHTPTETNCQHHVCRGCRGGRKKLKPSCSWCKDYDKYVENVQLRILLQCYKKLCEYLTSTNIYRSLILSVSSNTTSNGPSAIGATSLMELIQEGTGFKDEFKSTAGLSKSAYSILPCVYTSTTSTQTQGNTMSTSENISQNIPESPTIRTVSNGSSIYSVMYAGSGNKITIKRKAAATEEIEVGQQEMDGTQQGSVGGSSGSFKKPRSSSTRSKRKGCRCGNATAIPGKLTCCGQRCPCYVESKPCIECRCRGCRNPHTADGLKIRPHIPELHNLQLQLSTPLDCDELNSDPLGSVSQCLSTSPTTIQVLNVYSTPRLDIDNVPQNLPAALLVGEDAIVSTESEAEDSDIQIDV; encoded by the exons ATGAACGCTACGAGTCTTTACGTATCAACATGTCGGTTGGTTTTACAAGCGGATTCTGAAGATCCAAATTCATGGACAGACTTGTATAGGCTAGTTCCGTACTTGCGGCAGAGCTTGAGTTGTACAGTGTGTTCGAATTTGTTGATCGAGCCGCATACACCGACTGAAACGAACTGTCAACATCATGTGTGTCGTGGATGTAGAGGTGGTCGTAAAAAACTCAAACCATCGTGTAGTTGGTGCAAggattatgataaatatgttGAAAACGTCCAACTTCGGATATTGTTACAGTGTTACAAAAAACTGTGTGAATATTTAACAAGCACAAATATTTATCGGAGCTTAATACTCTCCGTGTCTTCCAATACAACAAGCAATGGGCCATCGGCTATTGGTGCTACTAGTCTCATGGAACTCATACAAGAAGGGACCGGTTTTAAAGACGAATTCAAAAGTACCGCTGGTTTATCTAAATCAGCGTACAGTATTCTCCCTTGTGTTTATACCAGTACTACCTCTACTCAAACTCAAGGAAATACTATGTCAACTTCTGAGAATATTTCGCAAAACATACCTG AGTCGCCAACTATTCGTACAGTTTCAAATGGATCTTCGATATATTCGGTGATGTACGCTGGGTCTGGTaacaaaataacgataaaacggaAAGCAGCGGCCacagaagaaatagaagtaggACAACAGGAAATGGATGGAACACAACAAGGCTCTGTAGGAGGG TCCTCGGGCAGTTTTAAAAAGCCACGATCAAGTTCTACTAggagcaaaagaaaaggatgcaGATGTGGTAATGCTACAGCTATACCTGGAAAATTAACATGTTGTGGCCAAAGATGCCCTTGTTATGTTGAAAGTAAACCATGTATTGAATGTAGATGTAGAGGTTGTAGAAATCCTCATACAGCTGATGGTTTAAAg ATCCGCCCACATATACCAGAACTTCATAACCTGCAATTACAACTGTCTACTCCCTTGGATTGTGATGAATTAAACTCAGATCCCTTAGGATCCGTGTCACAATGTCTTTCAACATCTCCTACAACAATTCAAGTATTAAATGTCTATTCCACTCCAAGACTTGATATTGATAACGTTCCACAAAATTTGCCTGCAGCTTTATTAGTAGGAGAAGATGCTATAGTTAGTACTGAAAGTGAAGCAGAAGACAGTGATATACAAATTGATGTGTGA
- the LOC124956495 gene encoding cilia- and flagella-associated protein 251 isoform X2: MSGDVQPRKRKDRRRKKEEEESDIPPPTLISPPESVTDNVTLHIYKETSTGGHWCARIIFFILLAVLVALTGIIIFEHRGTTDVDTPIGESRWANIFDGWVDDTLPSHGDESYDEKDVKASEEEEEEEEEEEEEGKEGEEEEEEGEETEEEEEETEEEEEEEETADVTIKSAKDKTEEEEEKEENDDDNEEENVKEDENEDKDEGLGIEEEYEEVDEHDRKEDEEEEEEGGEKEDDDNDDDDDDDDDSGVKGITISKEEADEEDEGIDPGESNMEDDDDLNRQSLDDTDVLEEMDNKSGEDDDDEVERNILKKNDYYVTKEAPEEASEEQEDQASEEFVTIPGVLEMVDDYSAEPLEEVEDGEPEEDVNDIDIEPEVEEIEEESTSVAVKFGVGVALIIAAHFVLVRRWNNADAELNQLSHNDEVINLNRRNTIIVPASVKEAETLQIEEQNRMLTTKKKQAYETLRTKYEKLETEDNKPENVIVEKTLSPSEETWSKLKTQVVEKINEKPSKVISSEEETEDVEDELETSDGERISGTEEDEDEREEDEVEDEEDIEEEIEDVDDSELVARLEARYGKLATPQDSEIEDELEYEEEEEEVEDDDDEEEEEEEEIEDEDVAGWKRKYHIIKLYVAQF; the protein is encoded by the exons ATGTCGGGTGATGTACAACcaagaaaacgaaaggataGGAGACGCaaaaaag aagaggaagagtcTGATATACCTCCACCAACGTTGATAAGTCCACCCGAGAGTGTGACAGATAACGTTACTTTACATATTTACAAGGAAACTAGTACGGGTGGCCATTGGTGTGcacgtattatatttttcatattactgGCCGTACTCGTCGCTTTAACTggcataattattttcgagCATAGAGGAACTACGGatg tGGATACGCCAATAGGAGAATCACGATGGGCTAATATATTTGATGGATGGGTAGATGATACTCTTCCAAGTCATGGAGATGAATCTTATGATGAAAAAGATGTAAAAGCTagtgaggaagaagaagaagaagaagaagaagaagaagaagaggggaaggaaggtgaagaagaggaagaagaaggagaagaaacggaagaagaagaagaagaaacagaagaagaagaagaggaagaagaaacggCTGATGTAACGATAAAATCAGCTAAAGATAaaacggaagaagaagaagaaaaagaagaaaatgatgatgataatgaagaagagaatgtTAAGGAAGATGAGAACGAAGATAAAGATGAAGGTCTAGGTATTGAAGAAGAATATGAAGAAGTAGATGAACATGACCGTAAAGAAgatgaggaggaagaagaagaaggaggagaaaaagaagatgatgataatgatgatgatgatgatgatgatgatgatagtggTGTTAAAGGAATTACGATTTCAAAGGAAGAAGCAGACGAAGAAG ATGAGGGTATCGATCCTGGAGAATCTAATATGGAAGATGACGACGATTTAAATCGGCAGAGCTTAGACGACACCGATGTGTTAGAAGAAATGGACAATAAAAGTGGTgaagacgatgatgatgaggttgagagaaatattttgaaaaagaatgattattACGTTACCAAAGAAGCTCCTGAAGAAGCTTCCGAGGAACAAGAGGATCAGGCATCTGAAGAATTTGTTACGATACCAGGTGTCCTAGAAATGGTGGATGATTACAGTGCTGAGCCTTTGGAagag GTAGAGGATGGAGAACCTGAAGAAGATGTGAATGATATAGACATTGAGCCAGAAgtggaagaaatagaagaagaatcaACGAGTG TGGCAGTGAAGTTTGGAGTTGGTGTTGCACTTATCATTGCTGCACATTTTGTTCTCGTTAGGCGATGGAACAACG cTGACGCCGAGTTAAATCAACTTTCGCATAACGACGAAGTGATTAATCTAAATAGGCGGAATACAATAATAGTTCCAGCATCTGTGAAGGAAGCAGAAACATTGCAAATCGAAGAACAAAATCGAATGCTAACCACCAAGAAAAAACAGGCTTATGAAACTTTACGAACGAAgtatgaaaaattagaaactgAAGATAATAAACCCGAAAATGTTATTGTAGAAAAAACTTTGAGCCCGTCAGAAGAAACATGGTCCAAGCTTAAGACGcaag TTGTTGAGAAAATTAATGAGAAGCCATCGAAAGTGATATCATCCGAAGAAGAAACGGAAGATGTGGAAGATGAATTGGAGACATCAGATGGAGAACGTATTTCCGGTacagaagaagatgaagacgaaagagaagaagatgaggtggaagatgaagaggatattgaagaagaaatagaagacgTTGATGATTCGGAATTAGTTGCTAGATTAGAGGCAAGATATGGTAAATTGGCAACTCCGCAAGACAGCGAGATCGAGGATGAATTAGAatatgaagaagaggaagaagaagttgaagatgatgatgatgaagaagaagaagaagaagaagaaatagaagacgAGGATGTAGCAGGATGGAAACGTAAATACCACATCATTAAATTGTATGTCGCTCAATTCTGA
- the LOC124956499 gene encoding E3 ubiquitin-protein ligase MSL2 isoform X1 → MNATSLYVSTCRLVLQADSEDPNSWTDLYRLVPYLRQSLSCTVCSNLLIEPHTPTETNCQHHVCRGCRGGRKKLKPSCSWCKDYDKYVENVQLRILLQCYKKLCEYLTSTNIYRSLILSVSSNTTSNGPSAIGATSLMELIQEGTGFKDEFKSTAGLSKSAYSILPCVYTSTTSTQTQGNTMSTSENISQNIPESPTIRTVSNGSSIYSVMYAGSGNKITIKRKAAATEEIEVGQQEMDGTQQGSVGGVKCIPSSQLKYGTPSQKKSSKGSKSSGSFKKPRSSSTRSKRKGCRCGNATAIPGKLTCCGQRCPCYVESKPCIECRCRGCRNPHTADGLKIRPHIPELHNLQLQLSTPLDCDELNSDPLGSVSQCLSTSPTTIQVLNVYSTPRLDIDNVPQNLPAALLVGEDAIVSTESEAEDSDIQIDV, encoded by the exons ATGAACGCTACGAGTCTTTACGTATCAACATGTCGGTTGGTTTTACAAGCGGATTCTGAAGATCCAAATTCATGGACAGACTTGTATAGGCTAGTTCCGTACTTGCGGCAGAGCTTGAGTTGTACAGTGTGTTCGAATTTGTTGATCGAGCCGCATACACCGACTGAAACGAACTGTCAACATCATGTGTGTCGTGGATGTAGAGGTGGTCGTAAAAAACTCAAACCATCGTGTAGTTGGTGCAAggattatgataaatatgttGAAAACGTCCAACTTCGGATATTGTTACAGTGTTACAAAAAACTGTGTGAATATTTAACAAGCACAAATATTTATCGGAGCTTAATACTCTCCGTGTCTTCCAATACAACAAGCAATGGGCCATCGGCTATTGGTGCTACTAGTCTCATGGAACTCATACAAGAAGGGACCGGTTTTAAAGACGAATTCAAAAGTACCGCTGGTTTATCTAAATCAGCGTACAGTATTCTCCCTTGTGTTTATACCAGTACTACCTCTACTCAAACTCAAGGAAATACTATGTCAACTTCTGAGAATATTTCGCAAAACATACCTG AGTCGCCAACTATTCGTACAGTTTCAAATGGATCTTCGATATATTCGGTGATGTACGCTGGGTCTGGTaacaaaataacgataaaacggaAAGCAGCGGCCacagaagaaatagaagtaggACAACAGGAAATGGATGGAACACAACAAGGCTCTGTAGGAGGGGTAAAATGCATTCCATCTTCCCAACTTAAATATGGGACCCCTTCTCAGAAAAAATCTTCAAAGGGCAGCAAA TCCTCGGGCAGTTTTAAAAAGCCACGATCAAGTTCTACTAggagcaaaagaaaaggatgcaGATGTGGTAATGCTACAGCTATACCTGGAAAATTAACATGTTGTGGCCAAAGATGCCCTTGTTATGTTGAAAGTAAACCATGTATTGAATGTAGATGTAGAGGTTGTAGAAATCCTCATACAGCTGATGGTTTAAAg ATCCGCCCACATATACCAGAACTTCATAACCTGCAATTACAACTGTCTACTCCCTTGGATTGTGATGAATTAAACTCAGATCCCTTAGGATCCGTGTCACAATGTCTTTCAACATCTCCTACAACAATTCAAGTATTAAATGTCTATTCCACTCCAAGACTTGATATTGATAACGTTCCACAAAATTTGCCTGCAGCTTTATTAGTAGGAGAAGATGCTATAGTTAGTACTGAAAGTGAAGCAGAAGACAGTGATATACAAATTGATGTGTGA
- the LOC124956494 gene encoding U2 snRNP-associated SURP motif-containing protein, which yields MADKTIMKQITEQKLKAFSIGTMGKRPLSKKELEEQRKKEQEQAAAQAFEEFVATFQETPSKTTSKVWVKAGTYDAGKRQEDTREKGKLYKPQSKISELVENRSSAEQAQEYARLLGSNERKLDRLGKKKKEGEKKKSNLELFKEELKMIQEEREERHKYKGVVKTVISTQSEDPMMAALKCVEDGSFDNGDPNTTNLYLGNLNPKITEQQLMEIFGKYGPLASIKIMWPRSDEEKARQRNCGFVAFMSRKDGERALKNLNGRDIMQYEMKLGWGKSVPIPPYPIYIPPALMEITQPPPPSGLPFNAQPHRRDRHKIPRIRNLQSADPQEKENFEKVLQNAVVKVVIPTERNLVMLIHRMVEFVIREGPMFEAMIMNRELNNPMFRFLFENYSPAHTYYRWKLYSILQGDGQKEWRTEDFRMFKGGSVWRPPPINPWTQGMPDELIEMEERQEPRRGSLSNSQRDRLEDLLRNISPERIKVAEAMVFCIEHAEAAEEICDCISESLSILQTPVNKKIARLYLISDVLHNCGVKVTNATIYRKAFETRLLDIFNEVHQAYKQFDSRLKAEGFKARVMRMFRAWEDWAVYPRDFLVKLQNTFLGLVMLDEPEPENEEDIDGAPLSDVDGEGGEDLDGVPLDGAALLKGAMKHGLTPQTTSNYDDIDGVPMDEDIDGVPMDDEDNMNVRNKEDEKKPAMPAGFVPSRWETVDPDQVEAQAMTTSKWEELGQNDDSNSQDASMDSSSRDYNEERRNRLREIEVKTMQYQDELESGRRTLKSGMTIQGQVEHYRKKLIRKSEREMKDLKTDDREDDRRREKKRSTTPESPSHYRDRRRSTSPSSKSNRYRSRSRSPRNKRRSRSPYKKRVPVTPSPPRIRRTPSPSLSSSRTSRRSPGSERNDRKRRGRSPSLSPPPPPRTSSKHRANSPPSPSPRKHRHKHKY from the exons ATGGCGGATAAAACTATAATGaag CAAATTACAGAGCAAAAGCTCAAAGCATTTTCCATTGGTACAATGGGAAAACGTCCGttgagtaaaaaagaattagaagaacaacgtaagaaagaacaagaacagGCTGCTGCTCAA GCATTCGAAGAATTTGTAGCGACATTTCAAGAGACTCCTAGTAAAACGACAAGTAAAGTTTGGGTAAAAGCTGGAACGTATGATGCTGGCAAAAGAC aggaagatacaagagagaaaggaaaattatataaaccaCAATCTAAAATATCCGAACTTGTTGAGAATAGATCATCAGCAGAGCAAGCGCAAGAATATGCAAGACTTCTTGGTTCAAATGAACGTAAACTGGATAGATtgggcaaaaagaaaaaagaaggagaaaaaaagaagagtaatcTTGAATTGTTCAAAGAAGAACTTAAAATGATACAAGAAGAACGTGAAGAAAGACACAAGTATAAGGGTGTAGTTAAAACTGTAATTTCTACTCAGTCTGAAGATCCAATGATGGCTGCATTAAAATGTGTTgaag atGGTTCGTTCGATAATGGTGATCCTAATacgacaaatttatatttaggaAATCTAAATCCTAAG ATTACAGAGCAACAACTTATGGAAATTTTTGGCAAATATGGACCATTAGCTAGTATTAAAATCATGTGGCCACGTAGtgatgaagaaaaagcaagaCAAAGAAATTGTGGATTTGTAGCATTTATGAGTCGTAAAGATGGAGAACGggcattaaaaaatttaaatg gTCGTGATATAATGCAATATGAGATGAAATTAGGCTGGGGAAAAAGTGTACCAATACCACCATACCCTATCTACATTCCACCTGCTTTAATGGAGATTACACAGCCACCGCCTCCATCTGGTCTTCCATTTAATGCACAACCACATCGCCGTGACAGACACAAG ATACCACGTATCCGCAACCTCCAGAGTGCAGATCCCCAGGAAAAGGAAAACTTCGAAAAG GTTCTGCAGAATGCAGTTGTCAAAGTGGTTATTCCAACCGAAAG GAACTTAGTCATGTTAATACATAGAATGGTGGAATTTGTAATTCGAGAAGGTCCAATGTTTGAAGCAATGATAATGAATCGAGAATTAAACAATCCCATGTTTAG gtttttatttgaaaattattcacctgcacatacatattatcgttggaaattatattctattctgCAAGGAGATGGTCAGAAAGAATGGCGTACAGAAGATTTTAGAATGTTCAAAGGTGGAAGTGTATGGAGACCTCCACCTATTAATCCATGGACGCAAGGTATGCCCGacgaattaattgaaatggaagaaagacaGGAACCAAGAAGAGGTAGCTTATCTAACAG tCAAAGAGATAGACTAGAAGATTTATTAAGGAATATATCACCAGAACGAATAAAAGTTGCAGAAGCAATGGTTTTTTGCATAGAACATGCAGAAGCGGCAGAAGAAATATGTGATTGTATTTCAGAGTCATTATCAATACTCCAAACACctgttaataaaaagatagcaagattatatcttatatctgATGTTTTACACAATTGTGGTGTAAAAGTTACTAATGCTACAATTTATAGAAAagc tTTCGAAACACGTCTTcttgatattttcaatgaagtACATCAGGCTTATAAACAATTTGACAGTCGATTAAAGGCAGAAGGATTTAAAGCACGTGTGATGAGAATGTTCAGAGCATGGGAGGATTGGGCAGTTTATCCAAGAGACTTTCTTGTTAAACtacaaaatacatttttgGGTCTTGTTAtg tTAGATGAGCCTGAAccagaaaatgaagaagatataGATGGAGCACCTTTATCTGATGTTGATGGTGAAGGTGGAGAAGATTTAGATGGTGTACCTTTGGATGGTGCGGCTTTACTTAAAGGAGCAATGAAACATGGACTTACACCGCAAACAACATCCAATTATGATGACATTGATGGAGTAccaa tgGATGAAGATATTGATGGCGTTCCTATGGATGATGAAGATAATATGAATGTACGAaataaagaagacgaaaagaaacCAGCAATGCCAGCTGGTTTTGTACCTTCAAGATGGGAAACTGTGGACCCAGACCAg GTTGAAGCACAAGCTATGACTACTAGTAAGTGGGAAGAATTAGGTCAGAATGACGATTCAAATTCTCAAGATGCTAGTATGGATTCCAG TAGTAGAGATTACAATGAAGAAAGGCGTAATAGGTTACGTGAAATAGAAGTTAAAACTATGCAATATCAAGATGAACTTGAAAGTGGTAGGAGAACATTAAAATCTGGTATGACAATTCAAGGACAAGTTGAACATTATaggaagaaattaataagaaag agcGAAAGGGAAATGAAGGACCTGAAAACTGACGACCGAGAAGatgatagaaggagagagaagaaacgtaGTACAACCCCGGAATCTCCAAGTCATTACAGGGATCGAAGGCGATCAACGAGTCCTTCATCTAAAAGCAATAGATACAG aTCCCGCAGTAGATCACCGCGTAATAAACGTAGATCGCGATCACCATATAAAAAGCGTGTACCAGTGACTCCATCGCCTCCTCGTATTCGACGTACACCAtcaccttctctttcttcatctagAACATCAAGAAGATCGCCAGGCAGTGAACGTAATGATCGAAAAAGACGTGGTAGATCTCCATCTTTGTCACCTCCACCGCCACCTCGTACTTCCTCTAAACATAGAGCTAATAGTCCACCTTCGCCTTCTCCGCGTAAGCACAGACATAAGCATAAGTATTAA
- the LOC124956495 gene encoding glutamic acid-rich protein isoform X1: MSGDVQPRKRKDRRRKKEEEESDIPPPTLISPPESVTDNVTLHIYKETSTGGHWCARIIFFILLAVLVALTGIIIFEHRGTTDVDTPIGESRWANIFDGWVDDTLPSHGDESYDEKDVKASEEEEEEEEEEEEEGKEGEEEEEEGEETEEEEEETEEEEEEEETADVTIKSAKDKTEEEEEKEENDDDNEEENVKEDENEDKDEGLGIEEEYEEVDEHDRKEDEEEEEEGGEKEDDDNDDDDDDDDDSGVKGITISKEEADEEDEGIDPGESNMEDDDDLNRQSLDDTDVLEEMDNKSGEDDDDEVERNILKKNDYYVTKEAPEEASEEQEDQASEEFVTIPGVLEMVDDYSAEPLEEVEDGEPEEDVNDIDIEPEVEEIEEESTSVAVKFGVGVALIIAAHFVLVRRWNNADAELNQLSHNDEVINLNRRNTIIVPASVKEAETLQIEEQNRMLTTKKKQAYETLRTKYEKLETEDNKPENVIVEKTLSPSEETWSKLKTQVVEKINEKPSKVISSEEETEDVEDELETSDGERISGTEEDEDEREEDEVEDEEDIEEEIEDVDDSELVARLEARYGKLATPQDSEIEDELEYEEEEEEVEDDDDEEEEEEEEIEDEDVAGWKRIKAPKETTGSSKPVPSATDKSGISPKQGVSTTKGGKAINDFRNMSTMDDLVIYEEKEIPLEIDD, encoded by the exons ATGTCGGGTGATGTACAACcaagaaaacgaaaggataGGAGACGCaaaaaag aagaggaagagtcTGATATACCTCCACCAACGTTGATAAGTCCACCCGAGAGTGTGACAGATAACGTTACTTTACATATTTACAAGGAAACTAGTACGGGTGGCCATTGGTGTGcacgtattatatttttcatattactgGCCGTACTCGTCGCTTTAACTggcataattattttcgagCATAGAGGAACTACGGatg tGGATACGCCAATAGGAGAATCACGATGGGCTAATATATTTGATGGATGGGTAGATGATACTCTTCCAAGTCATGGAGATGAATCTTATGATGAAAAAGATGTAAAAGCTagtgaggaagaagaagaagaagaagaagaagaagaagaagaggggaaggaaggtgaagaagaggaagaagaaggagaagaaacggaagaagaagaagaagaaacagaagaagaagaagaggaagaagaaacggCTGATGTAACGATAAAATCAGCTAAAGATAaaacggaagaagaagaagaaaaagaagaaaatgatgatgataatgaagaagagaatgtTAAGGAAGATGAGAACGAAGATAAAGATGAAGGTCTAGGTATTGAAGAAGAATATGAAGAAGTAGATGAACATGACCGTAAAGAAgatgaggaggaagaagaagaaggaggagaaaaagaagatgatgataatgatgatgatgatgatgatgatgatgatagtggTGTTAAAGGAATTACGATTTCAAAGGAAGAAGCAGACGAAGAAG ATGAGGGTATCGATCCTGGAGAATCTAATATGGAAGATGACGACGATTTAAATCGGCAGAGCTTAGACGACACCGATGTGTTAGAAGAAATGGACAATAAAAGTGGTgaagacgatgatgatgaggttgagagaaatattttgaaaaagaatgattattACGTTACCAAAGAAGCTCCTGAAGAAGCTTCCGAGGAACAAGAGGATCAGGCATCTGAAGAATTTGTTACGATACCAGGTGTCCTAGAAATGGTGGATGATTACAGTGCTGAGCCTTTGGAagag GTAGAGGATGGAGAACCTGAAGAAGATGTGAATGATATAGACATTGAGCCAGAAgtggaagaaatagaagaagaatcaACGAGTG TGGCAGTGAAGTTTGGAGTTGGTGTTGCACTTATCATTGCTGCACATTTTGTTCTCGTTAGGCGATGGAACAACG cTGACGCCGAGTTAAATCAACTTTCGCATAACGACGAAGTGATTAATCTAAATAGGCGGAATACAATAATAGTTCCAGCATCTGTGAAGGAAGCAGAAACATTGCAAATCGAAGAACAAAATCGAATGCTAACCACCAAGAAAAAACAGGCTTATGAAACTTTACGAACGAAgtatgaaaaattagaaactgAAGATAATAAACCCGAAAATGTTATTGTAGAAAAAACTTTGAGCCCGTCAGAAGAAACATGGTCCAAGCTTAAGACGcaag TTGTTGAGAAAATTAATGAGAAGCCATCGAAAGTGATATCATCCGAAGAAGAAACGGAAGATGTGGAAGATGAATTGGAGACATCAGATGGAGAACGTATTTCCGGTacagaagaagatgaagacgaaagagaagaagatgaggtggaagatgaagaggatattgaagaagaaatagaagacgTTGATGATTCGGAATTAGTTGCTAGATTAGAGGCAAGATATGGTAAATTGGCAACTCCGCAAGACAGCGAGATCGAGGATGAATTAGAatatgaagaagaggaagaagaagttgaagatgatgatgatgaagaagaagaagaagaagaagaaatagaagacgAGGATGTAGCAGGATGGAAAC GTATAAAAGCACCTAAAGAGACAACAGGATCGTCTAAGCCTGTACCTTCGGCTACAGATAAATCTGGGATTAGCCCTAAACAAGGAGTTTCTACAACAAAGGGTGGTAAAGCAATAAACGATTTTCGAAATATGTCAACCATGGACGATTTGGtgatatacgaagaaaaagaaatacctcTG gAAATTGATGACTAA